GCCGGACCTACATGGTGAACGCGGGCCTGTTCCGCGATCTCGACGTGATGCTCAGTTCGCACATCGCGTCGGACTTCGGCACCAGCTACGGCCCTGTCGGCACGGGGCTCGTCAGCGTGGAATACACCTTCCGCGGCCGCAGCGCGCACTCGGCCGGCTCTCCCTGGGCAGGCCGCAGCGCGCTGGACGCCGTCGAGCTGATGAACATCGGCTGGAACTACCGGCGCGAACACCTGCGGCCGGACCACCGCTCGCACTATGTCATCACGCAGGGCGGCGACCAGCCCAACGTCGTGCCTCCGGTCGCGAAGGTCTGGTACTACTTCCGCGAGTGGGATTACGAGCGAATCAACGAACTGCACGAAATCGGCACGCGCATCGCGCGGGCGGCGGCGATGATGACCGACACCGAGATGAGCGAGCGCACGCTGGGCGCCGCATGGCCGGGACATTTCAACAAACCTCTGGCGGAAGCGCTCCATGCCAATATCGTGCGCGCCGGCATGCCGCACTGGTCGCAAGCCGACCAGGCTCTCGCCCGCGCGGCGCAGCGCGAGCTGAAAGTCAAAGAGGAAGGACTCCGAACGGAGGTCGCCGAGCTGCGCCCGCCCGATCCGTCGCGCCGCAGTTACGGCTCCGACGACATCGCCGAAGTCGGCTGGAACGTGCCCACGGTCGTGCTGCGCTATCCGGGCAACATTCCGGGCATGATCGGGCATCACTGGTCGAGCGGCATCGCCATGGCGACGCCGATCGCGCACAAAGGTTCGACTGCGGGCGCCAAGGCGCACGCCATGACGGCTCTGGATCTGCTGCTCAACCCGGCGCTGCTCGCAGCAGCAAAACAGTATTTCGCCGAGCAGACGAAAGAAACGAAGTGGAAATCGCTGATCCCCGTCGATCAGAAGCCGCCCACCGATCTCAACCGCGAGCGCATGGAGCGGTTCCGCCCGCAGATGCGGAAGTTCTACTACGATCCGTCGCGCTACGCGACGTATCTGGAGCAGCTCGGCGTTGCCTACCCGACGCTGAAGAAGCCATGAAGCTGCGCCTGCCCGCGCTCGATGCGCTCCGCGGGCTGATCATGGTGCTGATGGCGCTGGACCACGCCTCGCTGCTGCTGGCGCGCGTCCATCCTTTCGAGATGTGGAACCAGCCGCTGCCAGCCTACGGGAGCGCGTCGTGGTTCTTCACGCGCTGGCTGACGCACCTGTGCGCGCCGGGATTCTTCCTTCTGATGGGGGCGGGCATGGCGCTGCTGGAAGCGTCGCGGCGCGAGCGGGGCTGGAGCGGGGCGCGGGTGCGGCGGTTCTTTCTGCTGCGCGGAGCGGTGCTCGTAGTCATCAGTTATGCCTTCGAAGTCGCGCCGATGGCTCTGATGGCGCATTCCGGGCGCGACGCGATGTCGGTATCGCCGGTGGTGCTGGGAGTCCTGGTGACGCTGGGGCTCAGCATGATGGCGGCAGCATGGATGTTGGGGCTGGCGGCGCGCTGGTGGTTCGCCATTGGGGCTGCCGCGGTGCTCGCGCCCAACCTGCTGCTGCCGTGGCTCAGCGCTGAGCGGGCGCAGCATGCGCTCGCGCTGCTGCTGGTGTCGCCGGGGCAGTCGGGGCTCGTCACGAGCGGATATCCCGTGCTGCCGTGGTTCGGCATCTGCGCGCTGGGCGTGGGATTGGGGCATCTGCTGCGGCGCGGCGCGGAGCGCACTCTGCAGGCGGCTCTGCCCGCGGGGCTCGCGCTCGTCGCCCTGTTCGTTCTGGTGCGCGCCAGCGGCGGATTCGGCAACCTGCGGCTGGCGGAAGGATCGGGATGGATGGCGTGGCTCACAGTCGTGAAATATCCGCCAAGTCTGGCCTTCGCGTCGCTGATGATCGGGCTGGATCTGGTGCTGCTGTCGCTGCTGCACCGTTCCCAGGATCGCCTCGGCGCACTGATCCGCGTGCTTCTGGTATACGGGCAGGCGCCGCTGCTGTTTTACATCGCGCACTTCTACCTGTTCGGCGCCGTTTCCATGATCGCCTTCAGCCGCCAGCCGTCGCCGCAGTGGCTGCTCTATCCGCTGTGGCTCGCAGGGTGCGCGGCACTCTACTATCCCTGCCTGCGGTTTCGCGAATTCAAGCGGAAGCAGCCGGAGAGCTCGCTGTGGCGGATGCTGTGAGCCTTACTCGTATTTGAGTTCGCTGCCCAGCAGGCTGTGGGGAATCGCGAACACGATCATCATGACGATGGCTGCGCCCAGCACCCACGCGCCCGCCCGCTCCGGCGTGCGGCGCAGCTTCAGCCACGCAATCAGCCACGCCAGCCACGCCACCGCGGTCTTGTTGTCGGTCAGGTCCGTTCCGAACGGCCACCCCGTCCAGTAAGCGCCGAAGGCGTACTTCTGCACGATGGGGCCGAGCACCAGCCCTCCAACGGTCAGCAGACCAACGGTCCAGAGCAGGAGCGCCCGGTACTGCGGCTGCGGGCGGAAGGACTCGAGCCCCGCGCGCGTGCCCACGAGCATCGCCCCGAACATGGCGATCACGTGCAGCACCAGCACGGCCATCGGCACTTCGCCGCGGAAACGGAGGATCACCGGCTCGCCGCCCAGAGTGACGCGCTCGCTGCCGTCCTGCAGAATGACGCGGTAGGCCAGCTTGCCCGCCGGCGGCTGCTGCGGGAGTTTCCCCACAAGCTGATCTCCGTCGCGCGTCATCTCCACGTATGTCCAGTCGTCGCGCGTCTTGTGCCGCTTCCACGCCAGCGTCCCTTTGGTTTCCGGCGAAACGGCGGGCGCGCGCACTTCCGCGTCTCCGCCCGCCATGCTGCGCACCAGCCGGTACCGGACCTCCTTCCCGGCCAGCGTGGCCTTCCCGCGTTTCGGGTGCGTCGGTCCGGTGATGCGCTGATAGACGGCGGACGCCAGAGTGATGACAAGAGCAAGAATCCAGAGAACCCATGAACGGCGCATAGCGCGCTCATTCTTTCAGAATCCGCCCGAAGTCTGCACGCGTCAGCCGCATGGTGATCCATTCGTTGAGGCGGCGCGCGCCGAAGCGCTCGTAAAAGTCGAGCGCCGGCCGGTTCCAGTCCAGCACCACCCACTCCATGCGCCCGCAGCCCCGTCGCTCCGCTTCTTCCACCAGGCGCAGGAAAAGCGCCTTGCCCGCGCCGCGGCCGCGGTGCTCGGGCTTCACGAAGATGTCCTCGAGATACAGCGTGGGCAAAGCAAGAAAGCTGGAATAGGTTTCAAACACGAGGGCGTAGCCCGCCGCCTCTCCGTCCACGAACACGAGCCACGCTTCCAGCCGCGGCTTCTCGCCGAAGATGTCTCGCACCAGCCGCTGCTGCGCCGCTTCGTCCGGCGGTTCGAGCTTTTCGTATTCAGCCAGACCGAGGATCAGCTGGAGAAGAACCGGCGCCTCCTCGGGGCGCGCGCGGCGGACTTCATGCATACCGACTCCCAGTGTAGCCGCCGGGCGCGGCGCGCACTCAGCCTTTGATCACGCCCATGGGACGCAGACGCGCCACCTTCCGCGCCAGCCCCGCCTGATGCACCACCTCGATCACCTCGTCGACGTCCTTGTACGCCTCCGGCACCTCCTCGATGATGCCGTCGCGCGTCTCGCTGCGCACCAGAATGCCGCGCTCCTCCAGCTGCCGCTGCACCGCGCGCGCGTCCCGGCCATGCTTGGCCGCATGGCGGCTCAGCAGCCGCCCGGCCCCATGGCAGACGCTGCCGAAACTCTCCTTCATCGCTCCTTCGCAGCCGGCCAGCACCCACGAAGCCGTGCCCATGCTGCCGGGGATCAGCACCGGCTGGCCCACCGGGCGGTAATCGGCGGGAATCTCCGGATGACGCGGCGGGAACGCCCGCGTGGCCCCCTTGCGGTGCACCAGCACGTCCACCGTGCGGCCGTTGTATTCGTACTTCTCGCGCTTGGCGATGTTGTGGCAGACGTCGTAAATCAGCCCGAGCCGCACGTGCTTGCCGAATACCTTCTGGAACGAGCCCCGGACGAAATGCAGCATGGCCTGCCGGTTGGCCCAGGCGAAGTTGGCCGCTGCGCGCATGGCCTTCAGATACGACTGGCCCTCCGGGCTCTGGATGGGCACGCACGCCAGTTGCCGGTCCGGCAGCGTGATGCCGTATTTCTTCATCGCCGCGCCCATCTGCGCCAGGAAATCCGTGCAGACCTGATGGCCCAGCCCGCGCGAGCCGCTGTGGATCAGCACCACCACCTGGCCCTCCTCCAGCCCGTAGCACCGCGCCGCCTCTTCATCGTGCACGCGGTGGACGAACTGAATCTCGAGGAAGTGGTTCCCGCTGCCCAGCGTGCCGATCTGCGGCCGGCCGCGCTCTTTGGCGCGCGCGCTCACCTCGCCGGCGCTCGCTGCCGCCAGGCAGCCGCGCTCCTCGCAGTGCTCGATGTCGGACGGCTCGCCGTAGCCGTGCTCGACCATCCACTCCGCGCCCTGCTCCAGAATCTGGTTCAGCTGCTTCTCGCTGATGTCGAGATGGCCCTTGCCGCCGACGCCGCAGGGCACGTCGCGGAACACTTGGTCGACCAGCTCTTTCAGCCGGGCCCGCACCTCGTCCTTTTCGAGATTCGTCCGGATCAGCCGCACGCCGCAGTTGATGTCGTAGCCCACGCCGCCGGGGCTCACCACGCCGCTGTCCCAGTCCATCGCCGCCACGCCGCCGATCGGGAACCCGTATCCCTGGTGGATGTCGGGCATGGCCAGCGACGGTCCGACGATGCCGGGCAGGCAGGCGACGTTCATCGCCTGCTCGAGCGCGCGGTCCTTCTCGACCTGCTCCAGAATCGGCCCGCTCGCGTAGAACAGCACATCGGTGCGCATGCCGTGGCGCGCGCCCTTCGGAATCCGGTGGCGGACTTCGTCGACGTGTTCGATCAGCATGTCAGATGTCGAGGAAGACCTCGGCCTCCCACATGCCATTGTGCTCACGGATGACAAGTTGATGAAAGGTGGCCGCCTTCACCACGATCCGCGGCGGGTGGCGCGCGTCGTCGCGCGGCTCGCCGCAGGCCAGGGCGCTGACGTCATCGCCCTCCAGCCGGAGATCGTCGAAATGCACGGGCAGGAAGCGCTCTCCGTCCAGCAGCCAGAGCACTTCGTTCAGCCAGTTGATGAACCGGTCCTCGAGAGTCGCGCCCGTGCAGCGCAGCAGACGGCTCTCCACCGGGACGGCGCATGAAGGATTCACCGCGATCGACACCAGCGCTTCCGCCGCTTTGACGAACAGCTCTTCGAGGCTCGCGGCGCGGACGCGGAACCCCGTGTCCGCCGTATGGTCGAGCAGCTCGTAGTCCGCCATGGGCTCCTACACGCCGAGATGCTTCTCCAGAAACGGAAACCCGAGTTTGCCCGAGAACTGATGCCCCGCTTCGAAGATCTCGTGCCCGATCCGGTCCTCCGCCCCGAAGACGCGGTACACCTTCTGCACCTCGCCGAAGGCGAAGCGGAAAGCGTCGATCGGAAAGATGTCGTCCTTCGTCCCGGACTCGCAGAATAAAGGCCGCGGTGCGATCAGCCCCGCGACGTCGTACATCTCGCACCAGTGGAGAATGCCGGGAACGTAGTTGTCGATGCAGTGCGAGAGGCTGAAAATCGAATCGCGGAACGTGTTCAGGTAGCCGCTGATCAGCGCCGCCGAGATGCGCGGCTCCAGCGCCGTTCCGAACGTCGTGATCGTGCCGCCGCCGCTGATGCCCATCAGCCCGATCCGGCGCGCATCCACTTCCGCGCGCGTCTCGAGATAATCCACCGCGCGCATGACGTCGTAAACGCGCCACCCGATCATTGTTTCGCCCATCAGCAGCGCCGCTCCAGCGGCGGGTTGGCAGGAAGACTGCCCGAGTCCGCGGCGCCGGCTCGCCGGATCGCGGCGGCAGCCGAAGCCCAGCGGCTCGATGGCGAACGCCGCAAAGCCCCGCTCGGCCGCCTGCACGGCGAAGTCAAACTGATAGGGGCCCTTCTCCGTGCGGTCCTGTCCTTTTTCGTCGATGCCTGCAATGTCATCGGCGCCGCGCCCGTGCCCGGGCACGCAGATCAGCACCGGGCGCGGCTGAGGGCGGTTCTTCGGGATCAGGAAATAGCCCAGCACGCCAAGCCCCGGCCGCGACTCGAAGATCACCGTCTCGCGTACGTAAGCCGGAAACTCCCGCTGCTCGAGAATCTCCGGCCGCAGCGGCGTGCGGCGCGGGAAGCCGCCCAGCAGTTCCGTCAGCTTCGCGCGCAGCTTGCGCTGCCACGCCTGCGCCTCGCGAAGATTGCGCGCGCGGAAGCCAAGCTGGCGCGGCATCTCTTCGTAACGCTTCCGCGTCCACGCGAGGGAATCAAACGAGTCCGGCGGGTAGCGCCCCTCGAACTTCTGCAGTGCGCCCCGGTAAGCGGGCTGCTGCGCCCGGGCGCGTTTCGCGGTGGTGAGGGCTGCGGCCGCCATGGCAAGATCTCTGCGCGTGATCACACGTTCAGAGATATCATGCCGCGCCGCCCGCCGGAGCCCGCCTCAGGCCTCGCTCCACTCGTCTTCCTTGAACCCGAGCAGGACCTTCGAGCCGTGCACGAGAATCGGACGCCGGATCAGATTCGGATTCTCGCTCATCAGGCGCAGCGCTTCCTCGCGCGGCGGCGGATTCGTCTTCATGCCCATCGTGCGGTAGAGCTCGTTTTTCGGGTTCAGGAACTC
This DNA window, taken from Bryobacteraceae bacterium, encodes the following:
- a CDS encoding protein archease, translated to MADYELLDHTADTGFRVRAASLEELFVKAAEALVSIAVNPSCAVPVESRLLRCTGATLEDRFINWLNEVLWLLDGERFLPVHFDDLRLEGDDVSALACGEPRDDARHPPRIVVKAATFHQLVIREHNGMWEAEVFLDI
- a CDS encoding RNA-splicing ligase RtcB, encoding MLIEHVDEVRHRIPKGARHGMRTDVLFYASGPILEQVEKDRALEQAMNVACLPGIVGPSLAMPDIHQGYGFPIGGVAAMDWDSGVVSPGGVGYDINCGVRLIRTNLEKDEVRARLKELVDQVFRDVPCGVGGKGHLDISEKQLNQILEQGAEWMVEHGYGEPSDIEHCEERGCLAAASAGEVSARAKERGRPQIGTLGSGNHFLEIQFVHRVHDEEAARCYGLEEGQVVVLIHSGSRGLGHQVCTDFLAQMGAAMKKYGITLPDRQLACVPIQSPEGQSYLKAMRAAANFAWANRQAMLHFVRGSFQKVFGKHVRLGLIYDVCHNIAKREKYEYNGRTVDVLVHRKGATRAFPPRHPEIPADYRPVGQPVLIPGSMGTASWVLAGCEGAMKESFGSVCHGAGRLLSRHAAKHGRDARAVQRQLEERGILVRSETRDGIIEEVPEAYKDVDEVIEVVHQAGLARKVARLRPMGVIKG
- a CDS encoding membrane protein; translated protein: MKLRLPALDALRGLIMVLMALDHASLLLARVHPFEMWNQPLPAYGSASWFFTRWLTHLCAPGFFLLMGAGMALLEASRRERGWSGARVRRFFLLRGAVLVVISYAFEVAPMALMAHSGRDAMSVSPVVLGVLVTLGLSMMAAAWMLGLAARWWFAIGAAAVLAPNLLLPWLSAERAQHALALLLVSPGQSGLVTSGYPVLPWFGICALGVGLGHLLRRGAERTLQAALPAGLALVALFVLVRASGGFGNLRLAEGSGWMAWLTVVKYPPSLAFASLMIGLDLVLLSLLHRSQDRLGALIRVLLVYGQAPLLFYIAHFYLFGAVSMIAFSRQPSPQWLLYPLWLAGCAALYYPCLRFREFKRKQPESSLWRML
- a CDS encoding aminobenzoyl-glutamate utilization protein B, which codes for MMKPMLRRTFLGAAGAAAVARGQAPDLAQLKQAAAEMVEGRHKLTQEIVDSIYSFGELGYQEFETSKYVTSILARHGFRITQGVAGMPTAWVAEWGEGSPVIGFMADIDGLPETSQTPGIPWHQPQVEGGPGHGEGHNAGQAVNVTAALVVQELMRRHGIRGTLRVYPGVAEELIGSRTYMVNAGLFRDLDVMLSSHIASDFGTSYGPVGTGLVSVEYTFRGRSAHSAGSPWAGRSALDAVELMNIGWNYRREHLRPDHRSHYVITQGGDQPNVVPPVAKVWYYFREWDYERINELHEIGTRIARAAAMMTDTEMSERTLGAAWPGHFNKPLAEALHANIVRAGMPHWSQADQALARAAQRELKVKEEGLRTEVAELRPPDPSRRSYGSDDIAEVGWNVPTVVLRYPGNIPGMIGHHWSSGIAMATPIAHKGSTAGAKAHAMTALDLLLNPALLAAAKQYFAEQTKETKWKSLIPVDQKPPTDLNRERMERFRPQMRKFYYDPSRYATYLEQLGVAYPTLKKP
- a CDS encoding N-acetyltransferase, translated to MHEVRRARPEEAPVLLQLILGLAEYEKLEPPDEAAQQRLVRDIFGEKPRLEAWLVFVDGEAAGYALVFETYSSFLALPTLYLEDIFVKPEHRGRGAGKALFLRLVEEAERRGCGRMEWVVLDWNRPALDFYERFGARRLNEWITMRLTRADFGRILKE